In the genome of Burkholderia sp. PAMC 26561, the window GTTCATAGGCGGCGTGATCCTGCATGGGTATCCGCTCGCGTACGCCGATGCTGTCAAGAACGCTGCAAAGCAGACTGGCTCCATGATGCTCCAGTACCCGCTTTACGGCGGGATCATGGGAATGATGGACGCGACCGGATTGCCCGATGTAATTTCGCATTTCTTCATCGCGATTTCGAATGCACACACGCTGCCGTTCTGGAGCTACGTGTGCTCGTTGATCGTCACGTTCTTCATTCCAAGCGGCGGCGGTCACTGGGCTGTGCAAGGACCGTTCGTCGTGCCTGCAGCCATCGCGCTGCATGCGTCGGTGCCGGCAACAACAATGGCCGTCGCCATGGGCGAACAAGTGTCGAACATGTTGCAGCCATTCTGGGCTGCGCCGGTGGTCGCGATGGCCGGCATCGGCGTGCAGCGTGTGCTCGGCTATACCGCGGTGACGTTTGTGGTGGGCGCACTGGTGTACGGCGCTGCGTTACTGCTGCTGGTGTAGTGCAACACCGCACTGTGCGGTCATAACAAATAACAGGAGACGATGCATGCATCGCCGTCATTTCATCAAATCGCTTGGCGCGCTTGCGGTCAGCGGCACCGCGCTGCAATCGTCGTTTGCCGCTGGTGCGCCGGCCGCCACCTCGATTGCAGAGCAGCTCGCTGCTTACACGGCAGCACTGCGCTACGAGGACCTCGATGAACAGACCATCGAAGCTGTCAGGACACACCTCGCCGACGCGCTCGGATGCGGCGTTGCGGCGCTAGGCGAAGGGCCGGTGACAATCGCGCGCAAGGTCGCCCTCGCCGGTGCGGGCGATGCTGCGGGGTCGACTGTACTCGGCACGTCGCGTCGCACCTCGCCGGATCTTGCGACCTTCGCCAACGGAGCCGCGATTCGCTACTACGACCTGAACGATGTCTATGCGGGCAAGGAGATCGGCCATCCGAGCGACAACGTGTCGGCCTGTCTCGCTCAGGCAGAGGCGGAACACGCAAATGGACGCGACCTGATCCTCGCGATCGTAATAGCGTACGAAATCGATTGCCGCTTGATGGACGCGGCATCGCTCAGTTCGCGCGGCTGGGACCATCCGATCTACAGCCTGCCCGCCGCGGCGCTCGGGGTAGGCAAGCTGATGAAGCTTTCGGCAGCGCAGCTCGCGCAGGCAGTCAGCCTTGCAATCAACGGCCATCTCGCGCTGAACCAGACGCGGGTGCAGACCATGTCGAACTGGAAGGGGCTCGCCGATGCCGACGCCGCGCGCAACGGCGTATTCTCCGCCGCACTGGCGCGGGAAGGCCTGACTGGACCCGCTCCCATCTTCGAGGGCGATGCCGGATTCTTCAAGCAGGTGTCCGGGCCGTTCACCATCGACACGAGTACTTTTGGCGGCAGGGGCCGCCCTTTTCGCATCAACGATTGCTCGGTCAAGTTCTACCCGTCACAGGCGCTCACGCAGACAGCCATTGCGGCAGGCATAGACGTGGCGAAGCAGGTCGGGAATCTGTCGCGTGTGACGAATGTCGAGATCCGGACCTCCCATGAAGGTTACTTCTCAGCGGGTATGGACCCTCAAAAATGGACGCCCGACACCAGCGAGACCGCCGATCACAGTCTCCCGTACGTGACTGCAAGAGCCATGTTCGATGGCGACATCAGCCACGCGAGCTTTAGCGACAAAGCGCTGCACGATCCGGCTATCCGCGCGTTCATGCAGAAGATCAAGGTCGTGGAAGATCCGGTTCTGACGAAGCTGTACCCGAAGTACTACGCGACGATCGTGACAGCGACTTGCGACGATGGACGCACTTTCACGCGACGCGTCGATGATATTCCCGGCTTCGCCACGCGACCGATGCAGCGGCACGACTTTGAATTGAAGTTTCGCAAAAACGTGGCATCGCGGATTGGCGACGCGCGCACTCAAGAGGCACTGCAAATGTTCTGGACCCTTGAGAAGCAGGGGAATATCTCGCAATTGTTCACGCCGTTTGCGGTGCTTTAAATCCATGAACGACCTTCAGGCGCGCGCGACACTGGCGCGACCTGGCCGCAACAGCATGCGCCGAAAGACAGCATTGGTTTGGGCGTCGCTCCCTCGTACCGGACGCATGGTTGAGCAGAACCGGCGGCACGGCGAGGAAGGCCGACGACGCAATTCAGACGCTCGCGGTCACCAAACTCGCCTGAAGAGACTTCAAGCCTTCCGCGATGTCCTTAAGGCTTCGAGTAGATGTCGCTGATGTTGGCGAACGACTGGGTTTCGCGGCGGAAGGTGAGCCGCTCGGTAGCACGTCTGCGTGCAATCAATCTCGCCGTGTCCGCGCGCCGGCTCGCAGTCACGCTGACACCTGCTGCAGGCGCGATGATCGCGGGTTCGCCGGCAGGCGTACCGGTTTGTGCCACCGCGCGCAGCAGCATGTCGCGCGCTTCCGAATCCGAGACGTCGCTGGCCAAAGCATCGCCCGCGGCTCGAAGCACGCACGGTGTATCGCCGGCTTTTTCGCATGCGCGTGCAAGACCCATCGCCGCGTCCCGCGCAAGTTCGCGCTGGATCAACTCGTTCGTGATCTGACGGACGTCGCCGCGTTTGCTTTCACTCGCTGGCAGCATCGAAAGGCGCGTGCGGGCGTCGCGCAATTCGCCACGCACCATGGAGAGCCTGGCGGCATCGACGGTGCCTGCCAGATCGAGCGACGCGGCCTTGGTGCTGAAAGGCGCGTCGATAAGCCGGTCGGGCGCAAGGTGCGGAATGCTGTCCTGCGCGACAGCTTCTGTCAGTTCCGAGTCGCCACGCCCGGGAGTCGGGCCGAAGGCAAGGTACAAACCGCCGGCCAGCAGCGCGACGAGGGCCGCGCCAATCCCCGCGCGCCTGAGTGCACGGCCGGACCCGCTTCCCGTCGCGACCGGTGCGCCTTCCTCATACAGTTCAGGCTCTTCGACGCTTGGGTAGGCCGAGTCCATCGAGGCGCGCTTTTGCGCGAAGCGGTCAGGGAGGGTGGCTTCATCGGCGGCGCTCAGGACGGCTGTTCCTGCGGCGGCCGTGTCGGACAAATGCGGCTCGATTGTCGCGCCGCTTGCGGACACGCCGTTGCAGCGCGTGCAGGCGGTATCGGACGAGGGCAGCGGATTACCGCACGTCAGGCAGTAGTCGGAAGGGTCTGTGTTGGGCACGGTCGGGTCGCATCAGAAGACAAAAGCAAATCGCTCGAAACAGATAGTAACGGTTTGCGGCGGACGGCGAACGTTCGCCTGAAGCAGGATCAATGCCGAGTGTGCTCAGGCGCACACATCGCTCGCAGGCGGGCGTCCCGTCGGAAGGGCCACGCAAGGACCGGCAGCCTCATGTAGGAATCGACCGGACTTTTGAAATTTCGTCGCGTCGATCGTAAGACAAATTATCGAAGCGTCTCGACCTCCAGTTGCGCGACGCTCGCCCGCGACTCGTGCCTTTCCACCTCCTCCACACGATGCACCCCAAGCGTCTGCCGGCGCACGATCCTGTCGAATCCAGCGAGCACGCGGGCGCAGGTCAGCGTATGACGCCACCATTTGTTCTTCAGGAATGCGCTCGGCACCCATTGCCACGGCAGCACCACTTCGACATTACCCCAGGCCGGCCGCCATTTTTCCGACACATTCCTGCGCCGGAACACACTCACAGACGGAATGCCGAGATTCGACGCAAGATGCCCGATGCCGGAATCGTTGCCGATAAACCAGCCTGACTCATACACGTAGCCCGCGAGCTCGCTCAGGTCGTGGATCCTGGGCGCGGCGATACCTTGCTGGCGCAGGTCCCGCCAGCGTTCCCGTTCGTGAGGCGCCAGGATGAACACGACTTCCAGACCGCGTGCTTTCAGTTGCGATGCGACTTTCATGAATCGGGCCGGCAACCAGCGCTTGTCGCCGGTGCTGGCTTCCGGATGGATGATGACGCGGTTTGCATGGCGCCTGTGCACGAGCCCCTTGAGCGCTGTCATGCCGTTGTGCGATGTCGCGCCGCTGATGCCGAGCTCGTCGCGGCAGTAATGCATGAATCGCTCGGCCATGGAGCCTTGCCTGTTTCCATACTCCACGTCGTGCAGCGTAATCACGCGATCATGCATGTCGGCAAGCGTTGGCAGCGGCTGCTCGGGCTGCATCTGAAATACGGCTTCGAACTGGGCGAATGTTTCCTTGATCTTGCTGACGTGCGGCAGCGGCAAGATCCGCGCATCCGGAAACCACGCGCGCAGTGCATGGGCTGGCGCGCCGAACACAGTTACGTCGATGCCATTCCTGATCAGGTTCTGCACGATCACCATGCAGACGAGCGAATCGCCGATCGCGTTCGACATGGAGAATGCCACGCGCCGAAAGGGCAGAAGGCCACGTAACGGCGTTAAAGCCATCGGGTTTCGCTTGTAAGAGTGTTCACGCTGCCTGAATGCCTGGATGCAAGGTTGAGCTGAGAGGGCGGTTCGATTGCACGCATTGAACGCGTTTTGATCCCGGCCGGACCAACATGATAAGCGCCATTGAGAAATTGCTCACGGGTGAGCGCCGGACCAATGCCAAAAGCCAGCAAATCAACCAATATTGTTCGATGAAAATCACGACTTTCGCGAGTCACTCACACTACTCGGGTTGGTGGCAACGCTGAAACCGGAGCCGGTTCGCGGTGAAGGATATGCATCAGGGCTTTCGGGTTGTAAGACGTGTATCGGTGAACACCCTTAAGCCTGCAGCCATCTGTGCAAACGAACGCGCTTAACAGGTAGCATGTGACGGCTAGCTGACAAAAAATTACCTGGCATACAGGAGGAGACAAAAGCATGCGCAAGATGCGTTGGATGGTTGTATTTCTTTGCTTCCTTGCTATCGCGATCAACTACATCGATCGTGCAAATCTGGCGGTCGCAGCGCCGCAGATAGAGAAGGCCCTCAATATTGGTCCCGCGCAAATGGGGCTCGTGCTGAGCGGATTTTTCTGGACCTACGCTTTCATGCAGATGCCGTTCGGCTGGTTCGTCGACAAGATCGGCGGACGTATTGCTTTGCCGCTCGCAGTGGGATGGTGGTCCGTATTCACCGCACTGACCGCGGCGGCCACGAGCGTAGCGGGCATGTTCGGCTGCCGGCTGATGCTCGGCGTGGGCGAGGCGGGCGCTTATCCGGCGTGCGTGAAACTCGTCGCGCAATGGTTCAAGCCCGCGCAGCGCGCGTTTGCAACCAGCATCTTCGATAGCGGTTCGCGTGTCGGCTCGGCGCTCTCCATTCCGGTGGTGGCGCTGATCATCAGCAGCTTCGGCTGGGAAGCGTCGTTCATCGCAACAGGCGCGCTCGGAATCGTGTGGGTGCTGGGCTGGTTCGTCCTCTATCGCAATCCCTCGCGCGGTGACCTGACAGGCGAAGAAGGCGCGGAACCCGTGGTTCAACCAAAAGCAACGGGCAAGAAGATCACCTGGTTGTCGCTCTTCAGGCATCGGACACTGTGGGGCATGATGCTCGGCTTCTTCTGCCTGAACTTCGTGATCTACTTCTTCATCACATGGTTCCCGAGTTATCTCGTTCAGACACGCGGGTTCTCGTTGAAGTCGCTTGGCACGCTCGGCATGATTCCCGCGCTGATATCGATCCCGGGCGGCTGGCTCGGCGGCATTGTCTCCGATGGCCTGTACAAGCGCGGCTGGAGCCTCACCAAGGCGCGCAAGACCTGCATGGTCGGCGGCATGTTGTTGTCGTCGGTGATCACGGTGTCCGCGTTCACCACGAGCACGGCATTGATGCTAGCATCGTTCGGCATCGCTTATGGAAGCCTGGCGTTTGCAGCGGCAAGCATCTGGTCGCTGCCCGGCGATGTCGCGCCAACGCCGGATCATGTCGCATCGATTGGCGGCATACAGAACTTTGCCTCGAATCTCGCGGGCATCGTCATTACCACCTTCACCGGTTTCATGGTGCAGCTCACCAAGGGCTCGTTCACTGTGCCGCTTGTCGTTGCTGGCGGTTTCTGCGTGCTTGGCGCGTTCAGTTATCTGGTGATCGTGGGGAAGGTCGAGCCGTTGCATTTACCCGATGACCCGCCGCAGGATCTCGCAGCCACGCAAGGTGCCGGCGGCCACTGAAACGCTCATTTCTATCCCGATATAAAAATCTTCGCGCCGCCGGAAATTTCGTTATATACTTCGTCCCCGATTGATTGAAACGGTTGTGGCGCAAGGCTGGCAGAGGTGTCGTTCAACTCTTCGGCATGTCGTTTTCCGATTCGAATCAAGCGGTAAGCAGCACAAAATGGAGTGGTAGTTCAGTTGGTTAGAATACCGGCCTGTCACGCCGGGGGTCGCGGGTTCGAGTCCCGTCCGCTCCGCCAATATCGTGGTTCACGCAGCATCAAAGCAAACTTCATAGCCCGCACGCAGCGGGCTTTTTGCTTTTCAGTTTTCCCATGGGTCGGCAACTTAGTGGACGCATCGCGATTTGCAGCGAATCGTCATCCAGTATCATTAACGAACCCCGTTAATGACTTAAGCACGATGCCCGACGACCACACGCCTCCGACTTCCGCGCCGCCTCGCATGGCCGATGTAGCGCGCATTGCCGGGGTCTCCAAGATGACCGTATCGCGCGTGCTCGCCGGCAGGCCGGTGGCCGCCGCCACCCGCGAACGCGTGCTCAACGTGGTCAACGAACTGGGGTATGTGGCGGACGCGGCGGCGGGTGCCTTGTCGTCAGGGAAATCATCGTTTGTAGCGGTGCTCGTGCCGTCGCTGTCGAGTTCGAATTTTTCCGATACCGTGCGTGGCATCAACGACGTGATCGAACCGGCCGGCATGCAATTGCTGCTGGCCAACACCGACTACGAATTGCCGCGCGAGGAAGAGCTCGTGCGCGCCATGCTGCGTTATCAGCCGCGCTGCATCGTGCTGACGGGCAGCCATCACACCGAAGAGACGCATTCGCTGCTTGCCCGGGCGCGCATTCCGGTGATCGAAACATGGGACATGCCGGTCGATCCTATCG includes:
- a CDS encoding MmgE/PrpD family protein; the encoded protein is MHRRHFIKSLGALAVSGTALQSSFAAGAPAATSIAEQLAAYTAALRYEDLDEQTIEAVRTHLADALGCGVAALGEGPVTIARKVALAGAGDAAGSTVLGTSRRTSPDLATFANGAAIRYYDLNDVYAGKEIGHPSDNVSACLAQAEAEHANGRDLILAIVIAYEIDCRLMDAASLSSRGWDHPIYSLPAAALGVGKLMKLSAAQLAQAVSLAINGHLALNQTRVQTMSNWKGLADADAARNGVFSAALAREGLTGPAPIFEGDAGFFKQVSGPFTIDTSTFGGRGRPFRINDCSVKFYPSQALTQTAIAAGIDVAKQVGNLSRVTNVEIRTSHEGYFSAGMDPQKWTPDTSETADHSLPYVTARAMFDGDISHASFSDKALHDPAIRAFMQKIKVVEDPVLTKLYPKYYATIVTATCDDGRTFTRRVDDIPGFATRPMQRHDFELKFRKNVASRIGDARTQEALQMFWTLEKQGNISQLFTPFAVL
- a CDS encoding glycosyltransferase family 9 protein is translated as MSNAIGDSLVCMVIVQNLIRNGIDVTVFGAPAHALRAWFPDARILPLPHVSKIKETFAQFEAVFQMQPEQPLPTLADMHDRVITLHDVEYGNRQGSMAERFMHYCRDELGISGATSHNGMTALKGLVHRRHANRVIIHPEASTGDKRWLPARFMKVASQLKARGLEVVFILAPHERERWRDLRQQGIAAPRIHDLSELAGYVYESGWFIGNDSGIGHLASNLGIPSVSVFRRRNVSEKWRPAWGNVEVVLPWQWVPSAFLKNKWWRHTLTCARVLAGFDRIVRRQTLGVHRVEEVERHESRASVAQLEVETLR
- a CDS encoding MFS transporter; its protein translation is MRKMRWMVVFLCFLAIAINYIDRANLAVAAPQIEKALNIGPAQMGLVLSGFFWTYAFMQMPFGWFVDKIGGRIALPLAVGWWSVFTALTAAATSVAGMFGCRLMLGVGEAGAYPACVKLVAQWFKPAQRAFATSIFDSGSRVGSALSIPVVALIISSFGWEASFIATGALGIVWVLGWFVLYRNPSRGDLTGEEGAEPVVQPKATGKKITWLSLFRHRTLWGMMLGFFCLNFVIYFFITWFPSYLVQTRGFSLKSLGTLGMIPALISIPGGWLGGIVSDGLYKRGWSLTKARKTCMVGGMLLSSVITVSAFTTSTALMLASFGIAYGSLAFAAASIWSLPGDVAPTPDHVASIGGIQNFASNLAGIVITTFTGFMVQLTKGSFTVPLVVAGGFCVLGAFSYLVIVGKVEPLHLPDDPPQDLAATQGAGGH